A single window of Thermostichus vulcanus str. 'Rupite' DNA harbors:
- a CDS encoding rod shape-determining protein — translation MGLFSRFSRDMGIDLGTANTLVYVAGRGIVLQEPSVVAIDQNTKQPLAVGEDAKKMLGRTPGNIVAVRPLRDGVIADFDTAEMMLKHFIHRVHEGRYLIAPRIVIGIPSGVTGVERRAVMEAALQAGSREVYLVDEPVAAAIGAGLPVQEATGNMIIDIGGGTTEVAVLSLQGIVLSESVRVAGDELSEAIAQYMKKVHNLTIGERTAEEIKIQIGSAYPIQEELTMEVRGLHLLSGLPRTVTVKSTEIRESMAEPLSVIVEAIKRTLERTPPELAADIIDRGIMLAGGGALLKGLDALISHETGILVHIAADPLSCVVLGTGRVLEDFKTLGRVLSSSFKG, via the coding sequence GTGGGGCTATTCAGCCGATTCTCCCGTGACATGGGCATCGATTTGGGCACTGCCAACACGCTAGTCTATGTGGCTGGCCGGGGTATCGTCCTACAGGAGCCCTCTGTCGTCGCCATCGACCAAAACACTAAGCAACCCCTTGCCGTCGGAGAAGATGCCAAAAAGATGTTGGGTCGTACACCCGGCAACATTGTGGCGGTGCGTCCTTTGCGGGATGGGGTGATTGCTGACTTCGACACGGCGGAGATGATGCTGAAACACTTCATCCATCGCGTTCACGAAGGCCGCTATCTCATTGCTCCCCGTATTGTCATCGGGATCCCCAGCGGAGTGACCGGGGTGGAACGGCGGGCGGTGATGGAAGCTGCTCTACAAGCGGGATCCCGGGAAGTGTATTTGGTAGATGAACCTGTGGCGGCGGCGATTGGGGCAGGCTTGCCCGTGCAGGAAGCTACCGGCAACATGATTATCGATATCGGTGGCGGCACCACTGAGGTGGCGGTGCTCAGTTTGCAGGGGATCGTGCTGAGTGAGTCGGTGCGGGTGGCCGGGGATGAACTCAGCGAGGCCATTGCCCAGTACATGAAAAAAGTTCATAACCTCACGATCGGGGAGCGCACCGCCGAGGAGATCAAAATTCAAATCGGTTCCGCCTACCCGATTCAAGAGGAGCTGACCATGGAAGTGCGCGGCTTGCATCTCCTCTCAGGCTTGCCCCGTACTGTCACGGTAAAAAGCACCGAAATTCGTGAGAGTATGGCGGAGCCCCTCTCGGTGATCGTGGAAGCGATTAAGCGCACTCTGGAACGTACCCCACCGGAATTGGCGGCAGATATCATCGATCGGGGCATTATGTTGGCAGGGGGAGGGGCTTTGTTGAAGGGCTTGGATGCCCTGATCAGTCATGAAACCGGGATCCTGGTTCATATTGCCGCAGATCCCCTCAGTTGTGTGGTGTTGGGTACGGGCCGGGTTCTGGAGGATTTCAAAACCTTGGGTCGAGTGCTGAGCAGCAGCTTCAAAGGCTAA
- the mreC gene encoding rod shape-determining protein MreC → MNRLRQWWMHYGLGLLLSALAVGVALGLRQTQGSLLVELYSWITTPARPPVDPSVVLNQAATRELQALVAELQYQNRELKRLLQFTEQMPQSGIPAAVVGRSADHWWQQLTLSRGRQQGVKVGDVVMAPGGLIGRVESVTPNTSRVLLISDPTSRVGVMVSRSRHMGVMRGTGTQNAILEFFDKDPKVEVGDVVVTSGLSSFYPAGVVVGTIRAVNLDASPAPQATVELSAPLGLLEWGLIYSYAQSPTAQP, encoded by the coding sequence TTGAATCGGCTACGCCAGTGGTGGATGCACTATGGCCTAGGGTTGCTCTTGTCTGCCCTAGCAGTGGGGGTTGCCTTGGGATTGCGCCAAACCCAGGGATCCCTGTTGGTGGAGCTCTACAGCTGGATTACCACCCCCGCCCGCCCGCCTGTCGATCCGTCTGTGGTATTGAACCAAGCAGCTACCCGCGAGTTACAGGCCCTGGTTGCCGAGTTGCAATATCAAAACCGCGAGCTGAAGCGACTGCTGCAATTTACCGAGCAAATGCCCCAAAGCGGGATCCCGGCAGCGGTGGTGGGTCGTAGCGCCGACCATTGGTGGCAACAGCTAACCCTGAGCCGAGGCAGACAGCAGGGGGTGAAGGTCGGGGATGTGGTGATGGCTCCCGGCGGGTTGATTGGGCGGGTGGAGTCGGTTACCCCCAATACCAGCCGTGTATTGCTAATCAGCGATCCCACCAGCCGAGTTGGGGTCATGGTCAGTCGTAGCCGTCATATGGGTGTGATGCGAGGCACCGGCACCCAAAACGCCATTTTGGAGTTTTTCGATAAGGATCCTAAGGTGGAGGTTGGGGATGTGGTAGTCACCTCTGGCCTAAGCAGCTTCTATCCTGCGGGAGTGGTGGTGGGAACCATTCGAGCCGTGAATTTGGATGCCAGCCCTGCCCCGCAAGCCACCGTCGAACTGTCAGCACCACTGGGCCTCCTAGAGTGGGGGTTGATCTACAGCTATGCTCAATCCCCTACTGCTCAACCTTAA